One genomic window of Streptomyces sp. WP-1 includes the following:
- a CDS encoding PRC-barrel domain-containing protein: MQTDIDPRNLIGRKAFDRNGTKIGTIDEVYLDDATGIPEWAAIRTGLFSRDAFVPLEPSELVDGTLHVPFDRSLIKDAPDFGVGRHLSPEQELQLYHHYGLDVAPDAAPDHDFGKLAGSEET; this comes from the coding sequence GTGCAGACCGACATCGATCCGCGCAACCTGATCGGCCGCAAGGCGTTCGACCGCAATGGCACCAAGATCGGCACGATCGACGAGGTGTATCTGGACGACGCCACCGGCATCCCCGAGTGGGCGGCCATACGCACCGGCCTCTTCTCCCGCGACGCGTTCGTCCCGCTGGAACCGAGCGAGCTGGTCGACGGCACCCTCCATGTCCCCTTCGACCGCTCCCTGATCAAGGACGCCCCCGACTTCGGCGTGGGCCGCCATCTCTCCCCCGAACAGGAACTCCAGCTCTACCACCACTACGGCCTCGACGTGGCCCCGGACGCCGCCCCGGACCACGACTTCGGCAAGCTGGCGGGCTCGGAGGAGACATAG
- the gcvP gene encoding aminomethyl-transferring glycine dehydrogenase — protein sequence MTAHRIPLSELEAGIPFEQRHIGPDQEARAKMLAQVGYGSLDELTAAAVPDVIKNADALDLPGARTEAEVLAELRSLADRNQVLGSMIGLGYYGTFTPPVILRNVLENPAWYTAYTPYQPEISQGRLEALLNFQTMVADLTGLPTSGASLLDEGTAAAEAMALSRRMGKNKKGLFLVDADALPQTVAVIQTRAEPTGVEVVVADLSDGIPAEIAARDINGVLVQYPGASGAVRDIKPVIEQAHGLGALVTVAADLLALTLLTSPGELGADIAIGTTQRFGVPMGFGGPHAGYMAVHEKFARSLPGRLVGVSVDVDGNKAYRLALQTREQHIRREKATSNICTAQVLLAVMAGMYAVYHGPEGLRTIARRTHRYATLLAEGLKAGGVEITHGAFFDTVTARVPGRAAEIVAAARDKGVNLHLADADHVSLACDETTTRAHLESVWSAFGVQADLAALDETAGEALPETLLRGDDFLAHPVFHQHRSETAMLRYLRRLSDRDYALDRGMIPLGSCTMKLNATTEMEPVTWPEFGALHPFAPAEQAAGFLTLIHELEDRLAEVTGYDKVSLQPNAGSQGELAGLLAVRGYHRANGDEQRTVCLIPSSAHGTNAASAVMAGMKVVVVKTSEDGEIDVEDLRAKIEQHREQLAVLMITYPSTHGVFEEHVADICARVHEAGGQVYVDGANLNALVGLAKPGHFGGDVSHLNLHKTFCIPHGGGGPGVGPVAVRSHLAPYLPNHPLQPAAGPETGVGPISAAPWGSAGILPISWAYVRLMGGEGLKRATQVAVLSANYIAKRLEPHFPVLYTGPGGLVAHECIIDLRPLTKATGVSVDDVAKRLIDYGFHAPTMSFPVAGTLMIEPTESEDIIELDRFCDAMIAIRAEIEKVGSGEWPAEDNPLHNAPHTAGALGGEWTHAYSREEAVFPAGVSVADKYWPPVRRIDQAFGDRNLVCSCPPLDAYED from the coding sequence ATGACCGCCCATCGCATTCCGCTCTCCGAGCTCGAAGCGGGCATCCCCTTCGAACAGCGCCACATCGGGCCCGACCAGGAGGCGCGGGCCAAGATGCTCGCCCAGGTCGGCTACGGCTCCCTGGACGAGCTGACCGCCGCCGCCGTCCCGGACGTGATCAAGAACGCCGACGCCCTCGACCTGCCGGGCGCCCGCACCGAGGCCGAGGTGCTGGCCGAGCTGCGCTCGCTCGCCGACCGCAACCAGGTCCTCGGCTCCATGATCGGCCTGGGTTACTACGGTACCTTCACCCCGCCGGTCATCCTGCGCAACGTCCTGGAGAACCCGGCCTGGTACACGGCCTACACCCCCTACCAGCCGGAGATCTCCCAGGGCCGCCTGGAGGCCCTGCTGAACTTCCAGACCATGGTCGCCGACCTCACCGGTCTGCCCACCTCCGGCGCCTCCCTCCTCGACGAGGGCACCGCGGCCGCCGAGGCCATGGCGCTGTCCCGGCGCATGGGCAAGAACAAGAAGGGCCTCTTCCTGGTCGACGCGGACGCCCTGCCGCAGACCGTCGCCGTCATCCAGACCCGCGCCGAGCCGACCGGTGTCGAGGTCGTCGTCGCCGACCTGAGCGACGGCATCCCGGCCGAGATCGCCGCCCGTGACATCAACGGCGTGCTGGTCCAGTACCCCGGCGCCTCCGGTGCCGTACGCGACATCAAGCCGGTGATCGAGCAGGCGCACGGGCTGGGCGCGCTCGTCACCGTCGCCGCCGATCTGCTCGCCCTCACCCTGCTGACCTCCCCGGGCGAGCTGGGCGCCGACATCGCCATCGGCACCACCCAGCGCTTCGGCGTCCCGATGGGCTTCGGCGGTCCGCACGCCGGCTACATGGCGGTGCACGAGAAGTTCGCCCGCAGCCTGCCCGGCCGCCTGGTCGGCGTGTCCGTCGACGTCGACGGCAACAAGGCGTACCGGCTGGCCCTCCAGACCCGCGAGCAGCACATCCGCCGCGAGAAGGCCACCAGCAACATCTGTACCGCGCAGGTGCTGCTCGCCGTCATGGCCGGCATGTACGCCGTCTACCACGGCCCCGAGGGCCTCAGGACCATCGCCCGGCGCACCCACCGCTACGCGACGCTCCTCGCCGAGGGCCTGAAGGCCGGCGGCGTCGAGATCACGCACGGCGCCTTCTTCGACACCGTCACCGCGCGCGTGCCCGGCAGGGCGGCCGAGATAGTCGCCGCCGCCCGGGACAAGGGCGTCAACCTGCACCTGGCCGACGCCGACCATGTCTCCCTGGCCTGCGACGAGACCACCACGCGGGCGCACCTGGAGAGTGTCTGGTCCGCTTTCGGCGTCCAGGCCGACCTGGCGGCGCTCGACGAGACCGCCGGGGAGGCGCTGCCCGAGACGCTGCTGCGCGGCGACGACTTCCTCGCCCACCCGGTCTTCCACCAGCACCGCTCCGAGACCGCGATGCTGCGCTACCTGCGCAGGCTGTCCGACCGCGACTACGCGCTCGACCGCGGCATGATCCCGCTGGGCTCCTGCACCATGAAGCTCAACGCGACCACCGAGATGGAGCCCGTCACCTGGCCCGAGTTCGGCGCGCTGCACCCCTTCGCGCCCGCCGAGCAGGCCGCCGGCTTCCTCACGCTCATCCACGAGCTGGAGGACCGCCTCGCCGAGGTCACCGGCTACGACAAGGTCTCCCTCCAGCCGAACGCCGGCTCCCAGGGCGAGCTGGCCGGTCTGCTGGCCGTCCGCGGCTACCACCGCGCGAACGGCGACGAGCAGCGCACCGTCTGCCTCATCCCGTCCTCCGCGCACGGCACCAACGCGGCCAGCGCCGTGATGGCCGGCATGAAGGTCGTCGTCGTCAAGACGTCCGAGGACGGCGAGATCGACGTCGAGGACCTGCGGGCCAAGATCGAGCAGCACCGCGAGCAGCTGGCCGTGCTGATGATCACCTACCCGTCCACGCACGGTGTGTTCGAGGAGCACGTCGCCGACATCTGCGCCCGGGTGCACGAGGCCGGCGGCCAGGTGTACGTCGACGGCGCCAACCTGAACGCCCTGGTCGGCCTCGCCAAGCCGGGCCACTTCGGCGGCGACGTCTCGCACCTGAACCTGCACAAGACCTTCTGCATCCCGCACGGCGGCGGCGGCCCCGGCGTCGGCCCGGTCGCGGTCCGCTCGCACCTCGCGCCGTACCTGCCCAACCACCCGCTCCAGCCGGCGGCCGGCCCGGAGACGGGCGTCGGCCCGATCTCGGCGGCGCCGTGGGGCTCGGCGGGCATCCTGCCGATCTCCTGGGCGTACGTCCGGCTGATGGGCGGCGAGGGCCTCAAGCGCGCCACCCAGGTGGCCGTGCTCTCCGCGAACTACATCGCCAAGCGCCTGGAGCCGCACTTCCCGGTGCTCTACACCGGCCCCGGCGGCCTGGTCGCGCACGAGTGCATCATCGACCTGCGCCCGCTGACCAAGGCGACCGGCGTGAGCGTGGACGACGTGGCCAAGCGCCTGATCGACTACGGCTTCCACGCCCCGACCATGTCGTTCCCGGTGGCCGGCACGCTGATGATCGAGCCGACCGAGTCGGAGGACATCATCGAGCTGGACCGGTTCTGCGACGCGATGATCGCCATCCGCGCGGAGATCGAGAAGGTCGGCTCCGGCGAGTGGCCCGCCGAGGACAACCCGCTGCACAACGCCCCGCACACCGCGGGCGCGCTCGGCGGCGAGTGGACGCACGCCTACAGCCGCGAGGAGGCCGTCTTCCCGGCCGGGGTCTCGGTGGCCGACAAGTACTGGCCGCCGGTGCGCCGTATCGACCAGGCGTTCGGCGACCGCAACCTGGTCTGCTCCTGCCCGCCGCTGGACGCGTACGAGGACTGA
- a CDS encoding molybdopterin-binding protein, which produces MTLSIRNQLPGSVTAVHPGEAMATVEVRLEGGQHLTAAITLAAAEDLALAPGTPVRALVKSTEVSVATRQVEGLSIRNQLPGTVVGLTTGAVMATVRISVPGGELTAAITRDAAVQLGLFVGSDVVALIKATEVALETV; this is translated from the coding sequence ATGACCCTGAGCATCCGCAACCAGCTCCCCGGCAGCGTCACCGCGGTCCACCCGGGCGAGGCCATGGCCACCGTCGAGGTCCGGCTGGAGGGCGGCCAGCACCTCACCGCGGCCATCACCCTGGCGGCCGCCGAGGACCTGGCCCTCGCCCCCGGCACTCCGGTGCGCGCCCTGGTGAAGTCGACCGAGGTCTCCGTCGCCACCCGCCAGGTCGAGGGCCTGTCGATCCGCAACCAGCTGCCCGGCACGGTGGTCGGCCTGACCACCGGCGCCGTCATGGCGACCGTGCGGATCTCCGTCCCGGGCGGCGAACTGACCGCCGCCATCACCCGGGACGCGGCCGTCCAGCTGGGCCTGTTCGTGGGCTCCGACGTGGTCGCCCTGATCAAGGCGACCGAGGTGGCCCTGGAGACGGTGTAG
- a CDS encoding ABC transporter ATP-binding protein, which yields MTDDAPDLDARERDAQASEPADRQGLDARLVVDRAGFRLDVALTAAPGDVVALLGPNGAGKTTALRVLAGLVPLSEGHLRLDGTPLERVPPESRPVGVVFQDYLLFPHLSALDNVAFGPRCQGLGKAAARALAARWLERMGLAEHTDAKPRRLSGGQAQRVALARALATKPRLLLLDEPLAALDARTRLEVRAQLRRHLAEFEAVAVLVTHDPLDAMVLADRLVVVEHGRIVQEGAPADIARRPRTDYIAQLVGLNLYRGEAAGQTVRLDAGPSITITEELSGPAFVAFPPSAVTLFRDRPTGLGARDLWRCEVAGLETHGDQIRADLTGELPLAADLTTLAAADLELQPGAAVWATVKTTRTHAYPA from the coding sequence ATGACCGACGACGCCCCGGACCTCGACGCCCGGGAACGCGACGCCCAGGCCTCGGAACCGGCGGACCGGCAGGGGCTCGACGCCCGGCTCGTCGTGGACCGGGCCGGCTTCCGGCTGGACGTGGCCCTGACGGCGGCGCCCGGTGACGTGGTCGCGCTGCTGGGCCCCAACGGCGCGGGCAAGACCACCGCGCTGCGCGTCCTCGCCGGTCTGGTGCCGCTGAGCGAGGGCCATCTCCGGCTCGACGGCACCCCGTTGGAGCGCGTACCGCCGGAGTCCCGCCCGGTCGGCGTCGTCTTCCAGGACTACCTCCTCTTCCCGCACCTGTCCGCGCTGGACAACGTCGCGTTCGGGCCGCGCTGCCAGGGCCTGGGCAAGGCGGCGGCGCGTGCGCTGGCCGCGCGCTGGCTGGAGCGCATGGGGCTGGCCGAGCACACGGACGCGAAGCCGCGCCGGCTGTCCGGCGGCCAGGCCCAGCGGGTGGCTCTCGCCCGCGCCCTGGCCACCAAGCCCCGGCTGCTCCTCCTGGACGAGCCGCTGGCCGCGCTCGACGCCCGTACCCGGCTGGAGGTCCGCGCCCAACTCCGGCGCCATCTGGCCGAGTTCGAGGCGGTCGCCGTCCTCGTCACACACGATCCGCTGGACGCCATGGTGCTCGCGGACCGGCTGGTGGTGGTGGAGCACGGCCGGATCGTCCAGGAGGGCGCGCCCGCCGACATCGCCCGCCGCCCGCGCACGGACTACATCGCCCAGCTCGTCGGCCTGAACCTCTACCGGGGCGAGGCCGCGGGCCAGACGGTACGACTGGACGCCGGGCCCTCGATCACCATCACCGAGGAGCTGTCCGGACCGGCCTTCGTCGCCTTCCCGCCCTCGGCCGTGACCCTCTTCCGGGACCGGCCGACCGGGCTCGGCGCCCGCGATCTGTGGCGCTGCGAGGTGGCCGGTCTGGAGACGCACGGCGATCAGATCCGCGCCGATCTCACCGGTGAACTCCCGCTCGCCGCCGACCTCACCACGCTCGCCGCCGCCGACCTGGAACTCCAGCCCGGTGCCGCGGTGTGGGCGACGGTCAAAACGACCCGGACCCACGCATACCCCGCCTGA
- the modB gene encoding molybdate ABC transporter permease subunit, whose translation MTPPEEPGAATGPRTDRPRRRRVGTGRAAGEGRGTAPRRIRVAGRRGVPLPLLLPGVLALAFLLLPLLALLVRAPWRSLPSQLTSTEVWQALQLSLVSATLATAVSLVLGVPLAWLLARTDFPGRGLVRALVTLPLVLPPVVGGVALLLALGRNGVIGKWLDAWFGFTLPFTTTAVVLAEAFVAMPFLVISVEGTLRAADPRFEEAATTLGASRFTAFRRVTLPLIAPGVAAGAVLAWARALGEFGATITFAGNFPGRTQTMPLAVYLALQNDPEAAISLSLVLLAVSIAVLAGLRDRWLTGV comes from the coding sequence GTGACCCCGCCCGAAGAGCCCGGCGCCGCGACCGGTCCCCGCACGGACCGGCCGCGGCGCCGCCGTGTCGGTACGGGCAGGGCTGCCGGTGAGGGCAGGGGTACGGCGCCCCGTCGCATCCGCGTGGCCGGCCGTCGCGGTGTCCCCCTGCCCCTCCTCCTGCCCGGTGTCCTGGCCCTCGCCTTCCTTCTGCTGCCGCTGCTCGCGCTGCTCGTCCGGGCCCCCTGGCGGAGCCTGCCGAGCCAGCTGACCAGTACCGAGGTGTGGCAGGCGCTCCAGCTGTCCCTGGTCAGCGCCACCCTGGCGACCGCCGTCAGCCTCGTGCTCGGCGTGCCGCTGGCCTGGCTGCTGGCCCGCACGGACTTCCCCGGGCGCGGTCTGGTGCGCGCCCTGGTGACCCTGCCGCTGGTGCTGCCGCCGGTCGTCGGCGGTGTGGCCCTGCTGCTGGCGCTGGGCCGCAACGGCGTCATCGGCAAGTGGCTCGACGCCTGGTTCGGTTTCACCCTGCCGTTCACCACCACCGCGGTGGTGCTCGCGGAGGCGTTCGTCGCGATGCCGTTCCTGGTCATCAGCGTGGAGGGCACCCTGCGCGCCGCCGACCCGCGTTTCGAGGAGGCGGCCACCACGCTCGGCGCCTCCCGTTTCACCGCGTTCCGCCGGGTCACGCTGCCGCTGATCGCGCCGGGTGTCGCGGCGGGCGCCGTACTGGCCTGGGCGCGGGCGCTCGGCGAGTTCGGCGCGACGATCACCTTCGCGGGCAACTTCCCCGGCCGCACCCAGACCATGCCGCTCGCGGTCTACCTCGCCCTCCAGAACGACCCCGAGGCCGCGATCTCGCTGAGCCTGGTCCTGCTGGCCGTCTCCATCGCGGTGCTGGCGGGACTGCGCGACCGATGGCTGACAGGGGTGTGA
- the modA gene encoding molybdate ABC transporter substrate-binding protein, with the protein MTPSVRRTRRMLQLAGAGTAALLTLSACSSSSGSSNSASDTSGSASPKLSGTVTVFAAASLQESFTALGKEFEKQHPGTKVTFSFGGSDTLAASITGGAPADVFAAASPKTMATVTDAKDAAGAPVTFVRNQLEIATLPGNPGKVASLKDLTKPGLKVVLCDKTVPCGAAAQKALTASHLKLTPVSYEQDVKSALNKVELKEADAAVVYKTDVHAAGDKVEGVEFPESAKAVNDYPIALLKNAKNAETAKAFIALVRSAEGQKVLNGAGFLKP; encoded by the coding sequence ATGACCCCTTCCGTGCGCCGGACCCGGCGGATGCTTCAGCTGGCCGGTGCGGGAACCGCCGCCCTGTTGACCCTCAGCGCCTGCTCGTCGTCCTCCGGGTCCTCGAACTCGGCGTCGGACACGTCGGGTTCCGCCTCCCCCAAGCTGTCCGGCACGGTCACCGTGTTCGCCGCCGCCTCGCTCCAGGAGAGCTTCACCGCCCTCGGCAAGGAGTTCGAGAAGCAGCACCCGGGCACCAAGGTCACCTTCAGCTTCGGCGGCAGCGACACCCTCGCCGCGAGCATCACCGGTGGCGCCCCGGCCGATGTCTTCGCCGCCGCGAGCCCCAAGACCATGGCCACCGTGACGGACGCCAAGGACGCGGCCGGCGCCCCGGTCACCTTCGTACGCAACCAGCTGGAGATCGCCACCCTGCCCGGCAACCCCGGCAAGGTCGCCTCCCTGAAGGACCTCACCAAGCCCGGTCTGAAGGTCGTCCTGTGCGACAAGACCGTGCCCTGCGGCGCCGCCGCCCAGAAGGCGCTCACCGCCAGCCACCTCAAGCTCACCCCGGTCTCCTACGAGCAGGACGTCAAGAGCGCCCTGAACAAGGTCGAGCTGAAGGAGGCCGACGCGGCGGTGGTGTACAAGACCGATGTGCACGCCGCGGGTGACAAGGTGGAGGGTGTGGAGTTCCCCGAGTCCGCCAAGGCCGTCAACGACTACCCGATCGCCCTGCTGAAGAACGCCAAGAACGCGGAGACCGCCAAGGCGTTCATCGCCCTCGTGCGGTCCGCCGAGGGCCAGAAGGTGCTGAACGGGGCCGGGTTCCTCAAGCCGTGA
- a CDS encoding molybdopterin-dependent oxidoreductase — MTLARLALSGDLVRPSRLTVPDLLRWPQHQVAVSFECATSGTQHHRFTGPRLYDVLADAGPGFDPARRKDRLRFLIAVSGTDGHHALLSWAEIDPDFADAPVLLGVSIDGTPLDAAGPQLVLPQDRCGARHISGITAIRVDGSYRCAPVEVAAVP; from the coding sequence GTGACACTCGCCCGACTCGCCCTGAGCGGAGATCTCGTACGCCCTTCCCGGCTGACCGTGCCGGACCTGCTGCGCTGGCCACAGCACCAGGTGGCCGTCAGCTTCGAGTGCGCGACCAGCGGCACCCAGCACCACCGCTTCACGGGGCCCCGGCTGTACGACGTCCTCGCCGACGCCGGACCCGGCTTCGACCCGGCCCGCCGCAAGGACCGGCTGCGCTTCCTGATCGCCGTCAGCGGCACCGACGGCCACCACGCGCTGCTGTCCTGGGCCGAGATCGACCCGGACTTCGCCGACGCGCCCGTCCTGCTGGGCGTGAGCATCGACGGCACCCCCCTGGACGCGGCCGGCCCCCAACTGGTGCTGCCCCAGGACCGCTGCGGGGCCCGGCACATCAGCGGGATCACGGCGATCCGGGTGGACGGAAGCTACCGGTGCGCGCCGGTGGAGGTGGCGGCGGTCCCCTGA
- a CDS encoding molybdopterin-binding protein, giving the protein MQSYTIGQAARLLGVSPDTARRWADAGRVATHRDEAGRRLIDGRDLAAFSVELARSGSGEEEASHTSVRNAFPGIVTAIKLGDVAAQVEIQAGPHRLVSLLTREAVEELGLEVGVEATARVKSTNVHIDRV; this is encoded by the coding sequence ATGCAGTCCTACACGATCGGCCAGGCGGCGCGGCTGCTCGGCGTCAGCCCGGACACCGCCCGCCGCTGGGCCGACGCGGGCCGGGTGGCCACCCATCGCGACGAGGCGGGGCGGCGGCTGATCGACGGCCGTGACCTCGCCGCGTTCTCCGTCGAACTGGCCAGGAGCGGCAGCGGCGAGGAGGAGGCCTCCCACACCTCCGTGCGCAACGCCTTCCCCGGCATCGTCACCGCCATCAAGCTGGGCGACGTCGCCGCCCAGGTGGAGATCCAGGCGGGTCCGCACCGGCTGGTGTCCCTGCTGACCCGGGAAGCCGTGGAGGAACTCGGCCTGGAGGTCGGGGTGGAGGCCACGGCCCGGGTGAAGTCGACAAACGTCCATATCGACCGCGTCTGA
- a CDS encoding amino acid transporter translates to MATTEHPPSTGRLRAWMLEGLSDMGKSGGHTGPHAQPEPPHKGQRWWRVMCLTGVDYFSTLGYQPGIAALAAGLVSPIATIVLVLVTLAGALPVYRRVAEESPRGEGSIAMLERLLSFWKGKLFVLTLLGFAATDFLITITLSAADASTHLVENPHLTHALEGKQMLITLLLVALLGAVFLKGFLEAIGVAFALVGVYLALNLVVVIVGLYHVLTAEHVVTDWTNALTVQHGNVFVMIGVALIVFPKLALGLSGFETGVAVMPHVKGDPGDTEEHPTGRIRDTKKLLTTAAVIMSCFLITSSFITTLLIPEKDFKPGGPANGRALAYLAHQYLGGAFGTVYDVSTIAILWFAGASAMAGLLNLMPRYLPRYGMAPHWARAVRPMVIVFTLVAFLVTWIFDANVDKQGGAYATGVLVLISSAAIAVTIAARKAGQRRWTVGFAVISVVFLYTTVVNVIERPDGVKIGACFIVGIILVSLLSRLARAFELRVTSVTLDPLAERFIRDMASRKMRFIANEPGHRDKAEYRDKVEQIRADNDMPEQEDFVFVEVTVTDPSEFEAGLTVRGEVLHERYRVLTLESASIPNALAALLLHVRDVTGCTPHIYFEWTEGSPFANFLRFFLFGQGEVAPVTREVLREAEPDRERRPRVHTG, encoded by the coding sequence ATGGCCACGACCGAACACCCTCCCAGTACCGGTCGCCTGCGCGCCTGGATGCTGGAGGGCCTGTCCGACATGGGCAAGAGCGGAGGCCACACCGGACCGCACGCCCAGCCGGAGCCCCCGCACAAGGGGCAGCGCTGGTGGCGGGTGATGTGCCTGACGGGTGTCGACTACTTCTCCACCCTCGGTTATCAGCCGGGCATCGCGGCGCTCGCGGCCGGTCTGGTCTCCCCCATCGCGACCATCGTGCTGGTGCTCGTCACCCTGGCGGGCGCGCTTCCGGTGTACCGGCGGGTGGCCGAGGAGAGCCCGCGCGGCGAGGGCTCCATCGCCATGCTGGAGCGGCTGCTGTCCTTCTGGAAGGGCAAGCTGTTCGTCCTGACCCTGCTCGGGTTCGCGGCGACCGACTTCCTGATCACCATCACCCTGTCCGCCGCCGACGCCTCCACCCACCTGGTGGAGAACCCGCATCTGACGCACGCCCTCGAAGGCAAGCAGATGCTGATCACGCTGCTGCTGGTGGCGCTGCTCGGCGCGGTGTTCCTCAAGGGCTTCCTGGAGGCCATCGGCGTCGCGTTCGCCCTGGTGGGCGTCTATCTCGCGCTCAACCTGGTCGTGGTGATCGTCGGCCTGTACCACGTGCTCACCGCCGAACACGTGGTCACGGACTGGACCAACGCCCTGACCGTGCAGCACGGGAACGTCTTCGTGATGATCGGCGTGGCCCTGATCGTCTTCCCGAAACTCGCCCTCGGTCTGTCCGGATTCGAGACCGGCGTCGCCGTCATGCCCCACGTCAAGGGCGACCCGGGCGACACCGAGGAGCACCCCACCGGCCGGATCCGGGACACCAAGAAGCTGCTGACGACCGCCGCCGTCATCATGAGCTGCTTCCTGATCACCAGTAGTTTCATCACCACCCTGCTGATCCCGGAGAAGGACTTCAAGCCGGGCGGCCCGGCCAACGGGCGTGCGCTCGCCTATCTCGCGCACCAGTACCTCGGCGGCGCCTTCGGCACGGTCTACGACGTCTCGACCATCGCCATCCTGTGGTTCGCCGGCGCGTCCGCCATGGCGGGCCTGCTCAATCTGATGCCGCGCTATCTGCCCCGGTACGGCATGGCCCCGCACTGGGCGCGCGCGGTGCGCCCGATGGTCATCGTCTTCACCCTGGTCGCGTTCCTGGTGACCTGGATCTTCGACGCCAACGTGGACAAGCAGGGCGGCGCGTACGCCACCGGTGTGCTGGTGCTGATCAGCTCCGCGGCGATCGCGGTGACCATCGCCGCGCGCAAGGCGGGACAGCGCCGCTGGACCGTCGGCTTCGCCGTGATCTCGGTGGTGTTCCTGTACACCACGGTCGTCAACGTCATCGAGCGTCCCGACGGTGTGAAGATCGGTGCCTGCTTCATCGTCGGCATCATCCTGGTCTCGCTGCTGTCCCGGCTGGCCCGCGCCTTCGAGCTGCGCGTGACCAGCGTGACGCTCGATCCCCTGGCGGAACGATTCATCAGGGACATGGCCAGCCGCAAGATGCGGTTCATCGCCAACGAGCCCGGCCACCGGGACAAGGCCGAGTACCGCGACAAGGTCGAGCAGATCCGCGCCGACAACGACATGCCGGAGCAGGAGGACTTCGTCTTCGTCGAGGTCACGGTCACCGACCCGTCCGAGTTCGAGGCGGGCCTGACCGTGCGCGGCGAGGTCCTGCACGAGCGCTACCGGGTGCTGACGCTGGAGTCGGCGTCCATCCCCAACGCCCTGGCGGCGCTGCTGCTGCATGTCCGGGACGTCACCGGCTGCACCCCGCACATCTACTTCGAGTGGACCGAGGGCAGCCCGTTCGCCAACTTCCTGCGCTTCTTCCTGTTCGGGCAGGGCGAGGTCGCGCCGGTCACCCGGGAGGTGCTGCGCGAGGCGGAGCCCGACCGGGAGCGCAGGCCGCGTGTGCACACGGGCTGA